The nucleotide window AGCGTGCCCCGGCGTACCGACGGCAGCCGAGGACCGCGGGAATGGATCGAGGCAAGCAACCCGACAGTCAGCACCGTGGTCAGGGATCCGCTGCTCAGCGGTACAGTCTTAATCCTTTCGTTCGCATTGTTTTACTACACTCCGTTGTTGCGACTGGCATTAGATTTCTGGATCGCCCACCAAGTAACCAATCTGTACTTCCTGATCATCGGATTCTGGTTCATGACCACGGTCATCTGCACTCAATCGAAGTCGCGAACTCGTCGCCGGCAGATCCTTACCATTGCTGGAGTCGGTGGTATCCTCCTGCTCTGGGCCAATATGCTCGCATTCGGTGTGAGTCCGGTCCTCGAGGTGGACTGGTTCAGCAGCCTCGACCGAACATGGGGGCCGTCAATCGCCGTCGACCAGCAAAATGCAGGCACGTCAGTTCTCCTGATCGGGGTTGCCCCTCTGGCAGGAGTGCTCGCCACGTTCCTTTCGTACAAATCCCGCCCAACTTCCAGCGATGCGACAGACACCAATCGGTCCTTACCCGATGTCTCCCGCTGATTAGATGGAACGGTGTACGGTGACGAAAGGGAAGTACTTTCCTGAAGAAATAGTCGAGTGTGTGGCCCTCATGGCAAACGCCGTCGTTGCCACACACGGTACCGCCTGACACGGCCGATGAATGCGAACAACCGATGGTTGAGCGAGACGCATCTGTGCTGCCTATTCATTTCCCTTCAGACGTGAATGGTCGTTTCAGACCACGGTGGAAAATCCACCAATAAGTCCCTGCAGTCCGTTGACCCATTGAGTCCAGACTCCAGTGATCAGCAGTATTCCGATTCCGATGAGAACGGCCCCTCCAGCACGGGTAATCGCGACGTGGTGATCTTTGACCCACCTCATGCGACCGCCGCCTCTGATGAGTAGCAAAGAGACAAGCAGGAAGGGAATGCCAAGACCCAGGCAATAGCTGAGGGTCAATATGGTCCCGCGGAGCAAGGCACCGGATCCTGTCGGCCCGAAACTGGTCGTCAAGGCAAGTACTGCCGCTAATGTCGGCCCCATGCACGGGGCCCAGCTGAACGCGAACGTTCCGCCGAGAAGCGGTGCTCCCCACAGTCCCGCCTGAGGGCGGCTCTTGATACGCCACTCCCGCTGGAGGAGACTCAACCCGCCCATGAAGATGATCCCTGCCACGATGACGATCGCACCCATGATGCGATTGATCACGTCCGCCCAGGCGCTGAGAAGTATCCCTGTGAGAGAAAAGACGAGTCCAATTGAGACGAAGACTGCCGAAAAGCCGAGCATGAACAAGAACACACCGATGACCACGCGGAGTGTCTTCTGATCTTCGAGTGACTTCCCGGCAAGTCCAGTGACATAGCCAAGATAGCCAGGCACCAGGGGTAGCACGCATGGCGACAGGAACGAGATGATCCCGGCGATCACTGCAATCGGGATTGCCAGCAGCATCGGGCCCGAGCTTGCTATCTGTGAGAACTGTTCACCGATCGTTGCCACAGCGATCACGTGTCCTTGGTGATTACATCGGAAATAAGGCCGTCGAGAGTCGAGCGATCGACGATCCCGACGACGCGAGCAGCAGGACGGCCCTTGGAATCGAGAATCACCGTCGACGGTACGGCCTGCGGTGGAAGAAGACCGCTCAAGGCCGCCACTGCCCGCCCTTCTTTGTCGAGCATGGAGGGGTAGGTGATGCCGAATTGTCGAGCAAATGCGTTTGCCGCGGCAGCTTCATCTCGGACATTGATTCCCAGGAAGGCCACTCCCTCCTCGCTAAACGATTCGTAGCTTTCCTGAAGGTCTGGTGCCTCTTCTCGACACGGTGGGCACGCTGCGTACCACAAGTTCAATACCACTGGGCTGCCCTGCCATTCTTGTAGGTCGAAGGCGTCCCCGTTCGTCGTTTTTCCGGCCAGCTGTACGGGTGTTGAGCGTTGCGATTCGGGAATCTGGGTGATCACTCCCGTGCCTGCCACGTACCCCTGATCATTTGATCCCGAAGAGTCCCCAGCGTTCTTGTCGGAGGGTGCGCATCCGGTGATCGCACCCAGCGTGACCGCGAGCAAAGCGCTCCCGTAGGCCAGGCGGGAAAAGGATCGAAGTCGCGATCGCTGCGCATAGGTGTTTTGCACGTTGGCTCCTTGGGCAGTATGAATTCTTAAGATAATTCTACAATTCGTAGAATTCAGACTCGAATCACATGGCCTGCCAGCGGGGATATGGATCACAGCTGTCTAAGCTCACCGCCGAGCAGGCAGGAGGGTGATGGCCATTCCTTATTGGGCATATCCGCTTCCGCGCCGCAGCGCTTACCGTTGAGCCTCTTTGTGTACCACTGTGGGTCAAAAACGGCTTCACGGTATCGGTGATCAAGCATGCGACTCTAGATTACACATAGGTCAGCTGGCACTGTATAGTTTAGTACATGCTGACTATTGCTTCACGCCTCGACGTCATGAACCGGCTCGGCCGGGCTATGGCGGATCCGACGCGCTCCAAGATTCTGATGACGCTGCTCGACGCTCCGAGTTACCCGGCTGTGCTCTCTCGAGAGTTGGAATTGACGCGTTCGAACGTGTCGAACCATCTGACCTGCCTGCGCGATTGCGGGATCGTGGTCGCTGAGCCGGAGGGCCGACAGACGCGATACGAGATCGCCGATCCGCACCTCGCTGCTGCGCTCGTCGCGCTGGTGGACGTGACGCTGGCCGTGGATGAGCACGCGCCGTGCGTGGATTCGGCGTGCATAGTGCCGGGGTGCTGCGGAGCGGGGGCCGACGCGTGAGCGCGGCGTGCGGCTGCGAGCACGAGCCTGCTGCCACGGCGGGAGAGGAAATCGAAGAAGTAGAGAGGCCCTGGTGGAAGGATCGCGGAATCATGGTGCCGGTGTTCTCCGGCGTTGCGTTCCTGACCGGGCTGATCTTCGATTGGTCCGCCCTCGAGATCCTGGGGCTTGTGCTGTTCTGGATCGGTCTGTTGCTGGGCGCGTCGACGTTCACTCCGGGAGCGATCCGGAAGCTTTTCAAGGGCAAGCTCGGTATCGGGCTGTTGATGTCGATCAGTGCGATCGGCGCTGTCATCCTCGGGTATGTCGAGGAGGCTGCGGCTCTGGCGTTCCTGTATTCGATCGCTGAGGCGCTGGAGGATAAGGCGATGGACCGCGCCCGGGGCGGGTTGCGGGCGTTGCTGAAGCTCGTGCCGGAGACGGCGATCGTGTTGCGCGACGGCGTCTCCGTCGAGGTCCCCGCGAAGGAGCTGGTTGCCGGGCAAATCTTGCTCGTCCGCCCAGGCGAGCGGATCGCGACCGATGGGATCGTCCGCTCGGGGCGCTCCAGCCTGGATACGTCGGCGATCACTGGGGAGTCGATTCCGGTCGAGGTCGATCCGGGTGATGAGGTGTCGGCGGGCGCGATCAACAGCTCGGGCGCGCTGGAGGTCGAGACGACTGCGGCGGGCACCGATAACTCGCTGACCACGATCGTCGAGCTGGTGGAGCAGGCACAGACGGAGAAGGGCGAGCGTGCTCGTCTCGCGGACAGGATCGCCCGTCCACTGGTGCCCGGCGTTCTGATCCTCGCTGCGGTGGTCGCGATCCTTGGGTCGCTGTTGAGTGACCCGGATGTGTGGATCACGCGTGCGCTCGTCGTGCTGGTCGCCGCCTCTCCATGTGCGTTGGCGATCTCGGTGCCGTTGACGGTCGTCGCCGCGATCGGTGCGGCGAGCAAGTTCGGCGTGATCATCAAGTCCGGTGCCGTCTTCGAGCGCTTCGGCACGATCCGGCACGTCGCCGTCGACAAGACCGGCACCCTGACCCGCAACGAGCCCGCGGTCACCGCCGTCCTGACCGTGGACGGCGTTGCTGAGACGCAGGCGCTGGCCTGGGCGGCGGCGCTGGAGCAGCACAGCACGCATCCCCTCGCGGCAGCGATCACGGCATCTGCACCCGGTGTGCCCGCAGCTGCGAACGTGACCGAGCAGACCGGATACGGCGTCGAAGGCATTGTCGACGGCGCTCGTATCACCGTCGGCAGCCCCCGCTGGCTCGACGCCGGCGAGCTCGGTGGCCAGGTCTCAACCCTGGAAGAGCAAGGCATGACCGTCGTGATCGTCCACCGCGACGGCTTCCCGGCCGCGGCGGTTGGTGTCCGTGATGAGCTGCGCCCTGAAGTCTCCGAGGTCGTCGGCACGCTCGCGGATCAGGGCATTGGGATGACGATGCTCACCGGAGACAACGCCCGGACCGCTGGTGCGCTGGCTGGCCAGGCGGGCATCAATGACGTGCGCGCGGAGCTGCGTCCCGAGGACAAGTCTGCTGCGATCGGTGATCTGTCGAAGGTGGGGTCAGTCGCGATGATCGGAGACGGCATCAACGACGCCCCGGCTCTCGCGGCCGCGGATATTGGCATCGCGATGGGAGCTACCGGCTCCGACGCAGCGATCGAGTCCGCCGACGTCGCCTTCACCGGCCACGACCTCCGCCTGATCCCGCGTGCGTTCGATCACGCCCGCCGTGGTCGGCGGATCATTAATCAGAACATCATTCTGTCGCTGCTGATTATCGCCGTACTGCTCCCTCTGGCCCTGTTTGGGGTCCTGGGGCTCGCCACTGTCGTCCTGGTCCATGAGGTCGCGGAGGTCGTCGTGATCCTCAACGGTCTGCGTGCTGCCCGCACCCGCAGATCACGATTGGAGAGCTGATGCTCACGACCATCGGATCAGCGATCGGACTGTTCGCTGCGACCAACATCGACGACATCGTCGTGCTCACAGTGCTGTTCCTCGCCTCTCGCCGAGGCCAGCTTCGTCCATGGCAGATCGTCGTGGGCCAGTACCTCGGGTTCATCACCCTCGTCGTGATCAGCGTGGTCGCTGCGCTCGGTCTCACGATCATCCCGGATGAGTGGGTGGGATTCCTCGGCTTGATCCCGCTCGGCATCGGTATCTGGGCCCTCGTGCGCGGCTTGCGCCGCAACGGCGATGACGATGACAAGATCGCCGCGGTCGGGCTGTGGGGCGTCGCCGGGATCACGATCGCCAACGGGGCCGACAATATCTCGCTCTACACGCCCATTTTCCGCACCAGCTCGCCCGGCGACGTCACGATCATGATCGTCGTATTCCTGATACTCGTCGCCGTGTGGTGCGCGGCCGGACGCCTAATCGGAACTCACAAGGCCGTCACCGAAACGCTCGAACGCGTCGAGCACTGGCTCGTCCCGGTCGTGTTCATCGGACTGGGCCTGTTCATCCTGGTCGAGTCCGGCGTCATCATCCGCCTCATCGAGGCCCTCGCATGACCCCGGACGCGACCTCCGACATTGAGCCGGCGTCGGTAGAGCCGCCGCAGAGGGGGCGCTGGCGGCTCACCGCAGCGTCGCTCCTGCTGGCCCTGGTCGTCGTCCTAATCGATCAGGGAACGAAAGCGTGGGCCCAGGCCACGCTCATCGAGGGTGAGCGAATCCCGCTGGTCGGTGACCTGCTGGGCTTGCAGCTCGCCTACAATCCCGGCGCGGCGTTCTCCTTCGGCGAGGGGTTCACCTGGGTGTTTGCTCTGGTGGCCGTGGCCGTCGCCATTGCCGCGCTTGTCTTCGCGTTTCGTGTCCGACGGCCCGGGTGGGCGGTGGGGATCGGTGCGCTCGGCGGGGCCGCCGCCTCGCACGCCGGAGACAGACTCTTCCGCCAACCAGGATTCGCGCAGGGGCACGTCGTGGACTTCCTCGCCTACGGCAACTGGTTCATCGGCAACATCGCTGACATCGTGATCGTCATAGTAGCGGTTGCAGGAACGCTCTTCATGATCCGCGACGACCAGAATTGAAATGATGACCAATCGAGATCAGGCTGCAGTATCTCGACGGCCGCTCGTACTGGGAGGTGCTCGACCGCAGGATCGCCGAAGCACTGTACGTGCGCACCAACGCGAGCAACTGAGCATCGAGAGTTCCGGCAGGCGGATCAGCATTTACAGTGAAGTCAGCCGCGGTCGAATTTACAATCACAATCGTGAGAACGATGCCCTAAGCCTGGATCCAGCCAAGACTGGGCGACCAGTAGTGACTGGATATGTCTTTTGGGTTCTGGATAGCATCATGATGCCTTCCGTTCTCCATCGCTGTTCTCAATATTGTGGCTTCCAGACTGGTGCATGAGATTGCAAGGGCGGTTGTCATTGTCATTGAGCGCAGATCCGTTTACACGAACCGCAGTTTTTCCACCCATCCGATGTGAGTGATGCCAGCATGATGCCATCCTCGAAGACCTACGTGAAAGTGAGCGACCGTTGAGCCGCAGCGTGAAAATCTCCCTAGCAATGATCGGCGTCGCCGCCCTCGTCCTCGCCGGTCTGCTGGTGTTCAATGACGACAGCAACGAACCAGAACCGGAAACTGCTCCCACCAGTGCAGACACCGCCGACTTACTGGTCCGCGATGACAGCCCCCGCTTGTCTAAGGGTGGCGAAGCAGTGTTCGTGGAGTTCCTTGATTTCGAGTGCGAAGGCTGCCTGTCTCTTTACCCGGTCATCGAGGACCTGCGAAAGGAATACGGGGACCGTGTCACATTCGTCGTGCGACATATGCCCTTACATAACAACTCCGTCAACGCAGCCCTGGCCGCCGAGGCGGCTGCTGAACAGGGCGAGTTCGAGGCGATGTATCAACGTTTGTTCGAAACGGTAGACGAATGGGGCCACCAGGAGACATCACAACGCGAGAAGTTCTCTGGTTACGCTAAGGAACTCGGCCTGGACATGGACCAGTTCACCGCATCCTATGATGATCCGGCCACTCTCGAGCGCGTTGAGCAGAGCCAGAAGGACGGGCAGGCCCTCGGTGTCACCGGCACGCCAACGTTCTTCCTCGACGGCGAGAAGCTCCAACCCGAAAGCGTCACTGACCTGGAGGAAGCCTTCGATGCTGCCCTCCAAGACTGAGACCGGCAACGAGACGGAGACACAAGAAGCCCCGGTCACCTCGCCCCATGGCCTGGCAGCGTTGTTCGTCGTAGGCGGGCTCATCGGGTTGATAGCGGCTGTGGTGTTGCTGGTGGAGAAAATGACACTGGCAGCCAATCCGGACTATATCCCCAGCTGCAACGTCAACCCAGTTCTCTCCTGTGGCTCGGTAATGGCGACTCCGCAAGCCGCGGCATTTGGTGTTCCGAACCCGATCATCGGCGTCGCAGGCTTCGCCATCGTCGCGGCTATCGGCGTAGGTCTTCTCGCTGGAGGGCGATACACAGCCTGGTACTGGGCCACCATTCAGATCGGTGTAACGTTCGCGGTCATATTCGTGCACTGGTTGATCTATCAGAGCCTCTACGTCATCGGGGCTCTATGTCCTTACTGCATGGCAGTGTGGGCAGTGACGATCCCCATCTTTTGGTACGCCTCTACCCGAAACCTCAGATCACTGAGCAAGGAAACGAAATGGATCACTGCGCTCAACGAATACCGGGGAGCGATCCTGACCGGCTGGTACCTCCTCATCATCGTTTTGATCGCCAACCGCTTCTGGGACTACTGGTCCACTCTCGTGTGATCCTCAACGCGATGAGTCGTCACCGCTCTAGGTAGTCTCGACGACCACGATATGGACCGGAAGAGACTCGCCTATTAATCCTTCTCGACTTGAGCCGCCATCTCAGTCTGTAAAACAACCGCCATTCATCGCTGAAGCTCACAACTCTACGCCTCATGTCCCGAAAATGGGACCGCAGACGGGAATTCGGCACAGGTCAATCGGGACACACATTTCGGCACAGGGACGGGCGGCGCGATCCGCCCGTCCTGTGAGTCGCAGCGGTAAGTGGCGTGGTTCTCGCGTCGGTAATTGTCGGCTACGTCGTTTGCGCTTTAGTGGCGAACCAGTTACATCCGTGTGAGCGGGTGACGGGGCCCTCAGAGTCCGAATGCTCCGCCGCTGATCAGGATGAAGATACCGAGGCCGATGAGGACAATGGGGAACAGGATGTGTTCCCAGCGTTCAAGGACTTCGGCGATCGGTGGGCGGGTAGCGACGAACTTGGCCAGCATTACCAGCACCGCGACCAGCGCGAGGAACACGATGCAGTAGGCCACCACCCCGGCCGGGCCCACGTTGAGGAAGACCGGGACGTAGACGCCGATGTTGTCTCCGCCGTTGGCGAACGTGACCCCGGCCACAGTCCAGACTGCGACGTTCTTGCCTTCGATCTCGGCGTCATCGTCATCGCCTCCGCACCAGGCCTGCCAGGCAGCCCACAGCCCCAGCCCCAGGGGGATGAGGCCGAAGTACGGGATGACCGCTGGAGGCAGGAATACTCCGGCCCCCAAGGAGACGAGCACGGCCGCACCCAGGATGCCCACGAACCCCAGGTACTGGCCGGCAAGAATTCGTGCGGTGGTTCCGCGCTGCCCGGCGCCGCGGGCGAAGAACAGGGAGAGCACGATGATGTCGTCAATATTCGTGGCGATGAACAGGCCGATCGCCTGTAGGGCCGAGGTCAGGATCACGTGCCCACCTTTGCTATACCGCATCCGGGAACCGAGCAGGCGGGATCAATGCACGGGGCGTTCTCGTCCACCGCGAGAGTGACGTCGACCAGTGCGGTGAGCGCCCGCGCCAGGTGCGGATCGGCGATCTTATAGCGCGTCTTGCGCCCCTCGGGCTCGGCGACCACGATGCCGCAGTCGCGCAAGCATGCCAAATGGTTGGATACGTTCGAGCGGGTCAGCTCCAGATCGCTGGCTAATTCTGCCGGGTAGGCCGGTCGATCTAGCAGCGTCAGGATAAGTCGTGACCTGGTTGGGTCGGCCATCGCCCGGCCCAACCGGTTCATCACGTCTAAGCGAGAAGTAATAGTCAGCACTTAGTGAACTATACAGTGGTGGCTGAACCACCGTCAATCCTTGCCCACTTTCCGGTCGTCCCAGTTCCTTGGTAGTGGGACACCGAAGACGAGCAACCTCATCGATCGGGCCAGAACCTGATTTTCCATCCCATAAGTAAGGCCCAGAACAACGTCCCATACATTCCGTACAGACACGAAGATTGGTACGCTGGGCGCATGGAATTGGGGTACGCGCGGGTTTCGACGGTCAAACAAGACTTGGATCGACAGATCGATGCTCTGACCCAGACCGGAATCGCGGCCGAACGGATCTATGTGGACAA belongs to Brevibacterium spongiae and includes:
- a CDS encoding vitamin K epoxide reductase family protein, yielding MLPSKTETGNETETQEAPVTSPHGLAALFVVGGLIGLIAAVVLLVEKMTLAANPDYIPSCNVNPVLSCGSVMATPQAAAFGVPNPIIGVAGFAIVAAIGVGLLAGGRYTAWYWATIQIGVTFAVIFVHWLIYQSLYVIGALCPYCMAVWAVTIPIFWYASTRNLRSLSKETKWITALNEYRGAILTGWYLLIIVLIANRFWDYWSTLV
- a CDS encoding cadmium resistance transporter, whose amino-acid sequence is MILTSALQAIGLFIATNIDDIIVLSLFFARGAGQRGTTARILAGQYLGFVGILGAAVLVSLGAGVFLPPAVIPYFGLIPLGLGLWAAWQAWCGGDDDDAEIEGKNVAVWTVAGVTFANGGDNIGVYVPVFLNVGPAGVVAYCIVFLALVAVLVMLAKFVATRPPIAEVLERWEHILFPIVLIGLGIFILISGGAFGL
- a CDS encoding cytochrome c biogenesis CcdA family protein, which produces MIAVATIGEQFSQIASSGPMLLAIPIAVIAGIISFLSPCVLPLVPGYLGYVTGLAGKSLEDQKTLRVVIGVFLFMLGFSAVFVSIGLVFSLTGILLSAWADVINRIMGAIVIVAGIIFMGGLSLLQREWRIKSRPQAGLWGAPLLGGTFAFSWAPCMGPTLAAVLALTTSFGPTGSGALLRGTILTLSYCLGLGIPFLLVSLLLIRGGGRMRWVKDHHVAITRAGGAVLIGIGILLITGVWTQWVNGLQGLIGGFSTVV
- a CDS encoding heavy metal translocating P-type ATPase, encoding MSAACGCEHEPAATAGEEIEEVERPWWKDRGIMVPVFSGVAFLTGLIFDWSALEILGLVLFWIGLLLGASTFTPGAIRKLFKGKLGIGLLMSISAIGAVILGYVEEAAALAFLYSIAEALEDKAMDRARGGLRALLKLVPETAIVLRDGVSVEVPAKELVAGQILLVRPGERIATDGIVRSGRSSLDTSAITGESIPVEVDPGDEVSAGAINSSGALEVETTAAGTDNSLTTIVELVEQAQTEKGERARLADRIARPLVPGVLILAAVVAILGSLLSDPDVWITRALVVLVAASPCALAISVPLTVVAAIGAASKFGVIIKSGAVFERFGTIRHVAVDKTGTLTRNEPAVTAVLTVDGVAETQALAWAAALEQHSTHPLAAAITASAPGVPAAANVTEQTGYGVEGIVDGARITVGSPRWLDAGELGGQVSTLEEQGMTVVIVHRDGFPAAAVGVRDELRPEVSEVVGTLADQGIGMTMLTGDNARTAGALAGQAGINDVRAELRPEDKSAAIGDLSKVGSVAMIGDGINDAPALAAADIGIAMGATGSDAAIESADVAFTGHDLRLIPRAFDHARRGRRIINQNIILSLLIIAVLLPLALFGVLGLATVVLVHEVAEVVVILNGLRAARTRRSRLES
- a CDS encoding cadmium resistance transporter, producing MLTTIGSAIGLFAATNIDDIVVLTVLFLASRRGQLRPWQIVVGQYLGFITLVVISVVAALGLTIIPDEWVGFLGLIPLGIGIWALVRGLRRNGDDDDKIAAVGLWGVAGITIANGADNISLYTPIFRTSSPGDVTIMIVVFLILVAVWCAAGRLIGTHKAVTETLERVEHWLVPVVFIGLGLFILVESGVIIRLIEALA
- a CDS encoding DsbA family protein, which encodes MIGVAALVLAGLLVFNDDSNEPEPETAPTSADTADLLVRDDSPRLSKGGEAVFVEFLDFECEGCLSLYPVIEDLRKEYGDRVTFVVRHMPLHNNSVNAALAAEAAAEQGEFEAMYQRLFETVDEWGHQETSQREKFSGYAKELGLDMDQFTASYDDPATLERVEQSQKDGQALGVTGTPTFFLDGEKLQPESVTDLEEAFDAALQD
- a CDS encoding signal peptidase II, with protein sequence MTPDATSDIEPASVEPPQRGRWRLTAASLLLALVVVLIDQGTKAWAQATLIEGERIPLVGDLLGLQLAYNPGAAFSFGEGFTWVFALVAVAVAIAALVFAFRVRRPGWAVGIGALGGAAASHAGDRLFRQPGFAQGHVVDFLAYGNWFIGNIADIVIVIVAVAGTLFMIRDDQN
- the cmtR gene encoding Cd(II)/Pb(II)-sensing metalloregulatory transcriptional regulator CmtR, which produces MLTIASRLDVMNRLGRAMADPTRSKILMTLLDAPSYPAVLSRELELTRSNVSNHLTCLRDCGIVVAEPEGRQTRYEIADPHLAAALVALVDVTLAVDEHAPCVDSACIVPGCCGAGADA
- a CDS encoding TlpA family protein disulfide reductase, encoding MQNTYAQRSRLRSFSRLAYGSALLAVTLGAITGCAPSDKNAGDSSGSNDQGYVAGTGVITQIPESQRSTPVQLAGKTTNGDAFDLQEWQGSPVVLNLWYAACPPCREEAPDLQESYESFSEEGVAFLGINVRDEAAAANAFARQFGITYPSMLDKEGRAVAALSGLLPPQAVPSTVILDSKGRPAARVVGIVDRSTLDGLISDVITKDT
- the cmtR gene encoding Cd(II)/Pb(II)-sensing metalloregulatory transcriptional regulator CmtR, whose translation is MLTITSRLDVMNRLGRAMADPTRSRLILTLLDRPAYPAELASDLELTRSNVSNHLACLRDCGIVVAEPEGRKTRYKIADPHLARALTALVDVTLAVDENAPCIDPACSVPGCGIAKVGT